Proteins found in one Halobaculum sp. MBLA0147 genomic segment:
- a CDS encoding HalX domain-containing protein yields MSDQGPTVLVVDDEQQVADAYALRLQMEYDDVRKAYGGEEALATVDESVDVVLLDRRMPDYSGGEVLEQMRERGLDCSVIMVTAVDPDFDIVDMPFDDYLCKPVEKEALFDAIEQQLVGQTYDDEMDEYFAIVSKIGVLEAQKPSYELEDNEQYQELKERAEELRGNLDQTVQDFDDVESAFSAIDRN; encoded by the coding sequence ATGTCCGACCAGGGTCCCACCGTGTTGGTCGTCGACGACGAGCAACAGGTCGCGGACGCCTACGCACTCCGGCTCCAGATGGAGTACGACGACGTGCGGAAGGCGTACGGCGGCGAAGAGGCGTTGGCGACCGTCGACGAGTCGGTCGACGTGGTGTTACTCGACCGGCGGATGCCGGACTACTCCGGCGGCGAGGTGTTGGAGCAGATGCGCGAACGGGGCTTGGACTGTTCCGTCATCATGGTGACCGCGGTGGACCCGGACTTCGACATCGTCGACATGCCGTTCGACGACTACCTCTGCAAGCCGGTCGAGAAGGAGGCGCTGTTCGACGCCATCGAGCAACAGCTCGTCGGGCAGACGTACGACGACGAGATGGACGAGTACTTCGCCATCGTCTCGAAGATCGGCGTCCTGGAGGCACAGAAGCCCTCCTACGAGTTGGAGGACAACGAGCAGTACCAGGAGCTGAAGGAACGCGCCGAAGAACTCCGCGGGAACCTGGATCAGACGGTTCAGGACTTCGACGACGTGGAGTCCGCCTTCTCCGCCATCGACCGCAACTGA
- a CDS encoding sulfatase — protein sequence MTDTNVLLVVADSLRAANTSLLGYRRETTPFLEEFAAEATVYTQARSPSNWTVPSHVTMFTGHEAAAHEFEITDRLQLGHTIWETLADRGYDTGLFSDNPFLTAHESGLDRPFEHAEGTPDEWDAAYDTGGNLGEWPNGFHYAERLLEWTGERDGPWAACVNLMDTHRPYEPVAEYDEWSDDSVRALQEEMGYKWHWEFFAGNLSLGFAQLLETIYDGAIRQADAIFERIVAGLAERDELDDTLVVFTSDHGEGLGEPTALAAEPPAVSHRLGTHDELFHIPLVVRAPGQRAGRRVHDLATLSRFPDVVRALALDERPVDGGAFVADEGRAIASQRPITAAMREEAERICGSAAPYAKRTDVVYDDRPGDRVVKRARWGADAYETLRRGRREAEDRGEIDADAVLAARDEVVGEAVTLGDPLDEITEFADASDNEFADDLEDRLDALGYR from the coding sequence GTGACGGACACCAACGTACTGTTAGTCGTCGCGGACAGTCTCCGGGCGGCCAACACCTCGCTGTTGGGGTACCGCCGGGAGACCACCCCGTTCCTCGAAGAGTTCGCCGCCGAGGCGACGGTCTACACACAGGCGCGCTCGCCGAGCAACTGGACCGTCCCGAGTCACGTCACCATGTTCACCGGCCACGAGGCGGCGGCCCACGAGTTCGAGATCACGGACCGCCTCCAGCTCGGGCACACGATCTGGGAGACGTTGGCCGACCGGGGGTACGACACGGGGTTGTTCTCCGACAACCCGTTCCTCACGGCCCACGAGAGCGGGCTCGACCGGCCGTTCGAGCACGCCGAGGGGACGCCAGACGAGTGGGACGCGGCGTACGACACTGGAGGGAACCTCGGCGAGTGGCCCAACGGGTTCCACTACGCCGAACGACTGCTGGAGTGGACCGGCGAGCGCGACGGCCCGTGGGCCGCCTGCGTCAACCTGATGGACACCCACCGGCCGTACGAGCCGGTCGCAGAGTACGACGAGTGGAGCGACGACTCCGTGCGAGCGCTCCAGGAGGAGATGGGGTACAAGTGGCACTGGGAGTTCTTCGCGGGGAACCTCTCGTTGGGGTTCGCGCAACTGTTGGAGACGATCTACGATGGCGCGATCCGCCAGGCGGACGCGATCTTCGAGCGGATCGTCGCCGGGCTCGCCGAGCGCGACGAGCTAGACGACACGCTCGTGGTGTTCACCTCCGACCACGGGGAAGGACTCGGCGAGCCGACCGCACTCGCGGCGGAGCCGCCGGCCGTCAGCCACCGGCTCGGGACTCACGACGAACTGTTCCACATCCCGTTGGTCGTCCGCGCGCCGGGCCAGCGCGCCGGGCGACGCGTCCACGACCTCGCCACGCTGTCGCGGTTCCCCGACGTGGTGCGTGCGCTAGCACTGGACGAGCGGCCGGTCGACGGCGGCGCGTTCGTCGCCGACGAGGGCCGTGCGATCGCGAGCCAGCGGCCGATCACCGCCGCGATGCGCGAGGAGGCGGAACGGATCTGTGGCTCCGCGGCGCCGTACGCGAAGCGGACGGACGTGGTGTACGACGACCGGCCGGGCGACAGAGTGGTGAAACGGGCACGCTGGGGGGCGGACGCCTACGAGACGCTGCGCCGCGGCCGCCGCGAGGCGGAGGATCGCGGCGAGATCGACGCCGACGCGGTGCTCGCGGCACGCGACGAGGTGGTCGGCGAGGCGGTGACGCTGGGTGACCCACTCGACGAGATCACGGAGTTCGCCGACGCCTCGGACAACGAGTTCGCGGACGACCTGGAGGACAGACTCGACGCGCTCGGCTACCGGTGA
- a CDS encoding sulfatase-like hydrolase/transferase — MSRPNVLLVVLDSVRAANTSLHDHRRTTTPFLEDLADEATVYGQARAPSTWSLPSHASVWTGRSAPDHGIEITTEAVQGHSVWDALSGAGYDTGVFSSNVYVTDHPVGLGEPFDTVCGVPGDVPEAHALPGELDDEAPDGFWYAEQFHEWVDDRDGPWAACVNVMDGHRPYLPHERFDEWGDEEAWQVQREIGRGQFVWQFYGGRYPTWYLAALERLYDGAIRQADAVARRVLAGLSERDALDDTLVVVTSDHGDGLGEPSPVPGGPDSIAHTLGTHEHLTHVPLLVRPPGGGGGRVVDDLATLARFPAAVQRHVPAVAGFDDTDGGVEGAEEGQRGGGSAGEPVFTAPDGESLTYRRPIDGPKLETAREFCGDDHERYVGDSAALYRDLPGSGVEKVAIWRGEAVRVHAHDAQGRIRTGAADPAVVTDRIAAERDGESLAVPREQDEAELPEEVLRHLENIGYK; from the coding sequence GTGAGTCGACCCAACGTCCTACTGGTCGTCCTCGACTCGGTGCGTGCGGCCAACACGTCGTTGCACGACCACCGGCGGACGACGACGCCGTTCCTCGAAGACCTGGCCGACGAGGCCACCGTCTACGGCCAGGCGCGAGCCCCGAGCACGTGGAGTCTCCCCTCGCACGCCAGTGTCTGGACCGGGCGGTCGGCACCGGACCACGGCATCGAGATCACCACCGAGGCCGTCCAGGGCCACAGCGTCTGGGACGCACTGTCCGGTGCCGGGTACGACACCGGCGTGTTCTCCTCGAACGTCTACGTGACAGACCACCCGGTCGGGTTGGGGGAGCCGTTCGACACGGTCTGCGGGGTACCCGGCGACGTGCCCGAGGCGCACGCGCTCCCGGGTGAGTTGGACGACGAGGCACCGGACGGGTTCTGGTACGCCGAGCAGTTCCACGAGTGGGTCGATGACCGCGACGGCCCGTGGGCGGCCTGTGTCAACGTCATGGACGGCCACCGCCCGTACCTCCCACACGAGCGGTTCGACGAGTGGGGCGACGAGGAGGCGTGGCAGGTCCAACGCGAGATCGGTCGCGGACAGTTCGTCTGGCAGTTCTACGGCGGGCGCTACCCGACCTGGTACCTCGCCGCACTCGAACGGCTCTACGACGGCGCGATCCGCCAGGCCGACGCGGTCGCCCGACGAGTCCTCGCCGGACTGTCCGAGCGCGACGCCCTGGACGACACCCTCGTCGTCGTCACGAGTGACCACGGCGACGGGTTGGGCGAACCCTCACCCGTACCCGGCGGGCCGGACTCCATCGCACACACGCTCGGCACCCACGAACACCTGACGCACGTCCCGCTGCTCGTCCGTCCGCCCGGTGGCGGCGGGGGTCGCGTGGTGGACGACCTCGCCACGCTGGCCCGCTTCCCGGCAGCCGTCCAGCGGCACGTCCCCGCCGTCGCGGGGTTCGACGACACGGACGGCGGTGTCGAGGGTGCGGAGGAGGGACAGAGAGGGGGAGGTTCGGCCGGCGAACCGGTGTTCACCGCGCCCGACGGGGAGTCCCTCACCTACCGACGCCCGATCGACGGGCCGAAACTGGAGACAGCGCGGGAGTTCTGTGGCGACGACCACGAACGGTACGTCGGCGACTCCGCGGCGCTGTACCGCGACCTTCCCGGGAGTGGCGTCGAGAAGGTCGCGATCTGGCGCGGCGAGGCGGTCCGCGTCCACGCCCACGACGCCCAGGGGCGCATCCGGACGGGTGCGGCCGACCCGGCGGTCGTCACCGACCGGATCGCCGCCGAACGTGACGGTGAGTCGCTGGCGGTGCCACGCGAGCAGGACGAGGCGGAACTCCCCGAGGAGGTGCTGCGCCACCTCGAGAACATCGGCTACAAGTAG
- a CDS encoding phosphoadenosine phosphosulfate reductase family protein, whose protein sequence is MTRDDFPDYLDVDYTDGEGESPDEYPSIEHKIEKALEVVEEGLEQYDNPAVMWTGGKDSTLTLYFVKEIVENRDDLELPTTVFIDHFQHFDELMDFVERWADEWDLEVKYARNTDVGDYVDENGLDPGDDIPVDDLSEHNQHHIRNILEYEEDTFPFLLDTYVGNHLLKTVALNQTLEDEEIDGIISGIRWDEQEARADETFFSPRHDPDIYPPHDRIQPILQFEEADVWDAFWYFVVPDTVAEFPEDGYVPQDYDDLPNGLDHEDIPVSPKYFAGFRSLGSEISTDKSAEEPAWLQDMENTTERAGRAQDKEDLMERLRDLGYM, encoded by the coding sequence ATGACGCGAGACGACTTCCCAGACTACCTCGACGTCGACTACACGGACGGCGAGGGCGAGTCGCCCGACGAGTACCCGAGCATCGAGCACAAGATCGAGAAGGCCCTCGAAGTGGTCGAGGAGGGGCTCGAACAGTACGACAACCCCGCGGTGATGTGGACCGGCGGGAAGGACTCGACGCTGACACTGTACTTCGTCAAGGAGATCGTCGAGAACCGCGACGACCTGGAGCTGCCGACGACGGTGTTCATCGACCACTTCCAGCACTTCGACGAGCTGATGGACTTCGTCGAGCGGTGGGCCGACGAGTGGGACCTCGAGGTCAAGTACGCCCGCAACACGGACGTGGGCGACTACGTCGACGAGAACGGGCTCGACCCGGGTGACGACATCCCGGTCGACGACCTGTCGGAACACAACCAGCACCACATCCGGAACATCTTGGAGTACGAGGAGGACACGTTCCCGTTCCTGCTGGACACGTACGTCGGCAACCACCTGCTGAAGACGGTGGCGCTGAACCAGACGCTGGAAGACGAGGAGATCGACGGGATCATCTCGGGGATCCGCTGGGACGAACAGGAGGCCCGCGCGGACGAGACGTTCTTCTCACCGCGTCACGACCCGGACATCTACCCGCCGCACGACCGCATCCAGCCGATCCTCCAGTTCGAGGAGGCCGACGTGTGGGACGCCTTCTGGTACTTCGTCGTCCCGGACACGGTCGCGGAGTTCCCGGAGGACGGCTACGTCCCGCAGGACTACGACGACCTGCCGAACGGCCTCGACCACGAGGACATCCCGGTCTCGCCGAAGTACTTCGCCGGGTTCCGCTCGCTGGGCTCGGAGATCTCGACGGACAAGTCCGCCGAGGAGCCCGCCTGGCTGCAGGACATGGAGAACACGACCGAGCGCGCCGGCCGCGCCCAGGACAAGGAGGACCTGATGGAACGGCTGCGCGACCTCGGCTACATGTGA
- a CDS encoding glutaredoxin family protein gives MSFQPDGEAEADTDVAQRVDEVIAENDVVLFMKGNRLMPQCGYSKRALQLIAQYVDEFETVDVLPALDEYRDALSDHSDWETIPQTFVDGEFVGGSDVLAELDERGELEATLTGE, from the coding sequence ATGAGTTTCCAGCCAGACGGCGAGGCGGAGGCCGACACCGACGTGGCCCAGCGCGTCGACGAGGTCATCGCCGAGAACGACGTGGTCCTGTTCATGAAGGGGAACCGACTGATGCCGCAGTGTGGCTACTCGAAGCGCGCGCTCCAGTTGATCGCCCAGTACGTCGACGAGTTCGAGACCGTCGACGTGCTCCCCGCCCTGGACGAGTACCGCGACGCGCTGTCGGACCACTCCGACTGGGAGACGATCCCGCAGACCTTCGTCGACGGGGAGTTCGTCGGCGGCAGCGACGTACTCGCGGAACTCGACGAACGCGGCGAACTCGAGGCGACACTCACCGGCGAGTGA
- a CDS encoding dihydrofolate reductase, producing the protein MEIQAVVAVARTGAVGRDGQVPWEYPEDFRQYKERVRGTPVVVGRSTFEMMDPIDDSENFVLTSDTTRTADHERVTFVNSRREAVERAAATGADTLSVIGGGGVYRTFLPFTDRAFVSELPEHLEGDADFPYLGAGWRVAERHSYDRFTLVEWVNEEPKPHSEL; encoded by the coding sequence ATGGAGATCCAGGCAGTCGTCGCGGTCGCGCGGACCGGCGCCGTCGGGCGCGACGGGCAGGTCCCGTGGGAGTACCCCGAGGACTTCCGGCAGTACAAGGAACGGGTCCGTGGCACGCCGGTCGTCGTCGGGCGATCAACCTTCGAGATGATGGACCCCATCGACGACAGCGAGAACTTCGTACTCACCTCCGACACCACCCGCACCGCGGACCACGAGCGCGTGACGTTCGTGAACTCCCGTCGGGAGGCGGTCGAACGCGCGGCGGCGACCGGCGCGGACACGCTGTCCGTGATCGGTGGTGGCGGTGTATACCGGACGTTCCTCCCGTTCACGGACCGCGCGTTCGTCTCCGAACTCCCCGAACACCTGGAGGGTGACGCCGACTTCCCGTACCTCGGTGCCGGCTGGCGCGTCGCCGAACGACACTCGTACGACCGCTTCACCCTCGTCGAGTGGGTCAACGAGGAACCGAAACCTCACTCGGAGTTGTAG